In one Anoxybacillus amylolyticus genomic region, the following are encoded:
- a CDS encoding GlgC family sugar phosphate nucleotidyltransferase: MVKMMLGVIDATTYMEPLRELAAHRSVAAVPFAGRYRLIDFVLSNMVNSGIESVAIFPKYQYRSLMDHLGSGKNWDLNRKRDGLFFFPSPDLPLSSSQIGAFQHFEQHIDYFLRSKQKYALICNSYTVCNIDYRLVLERHIANQCDITEVRHHGRSLEMFILETSLLLDLIANRVQTGYNSIGDVVRDPFHSLTVCHYEHDGYVAVIDSVESYFFHSLQLLQPDIWKQLFIPSRPIYTKVKDEPPTQYTADAVVKNSMIANGCVIEGHVENCIVFRGVKIGKGAVVKNSVIMQKTQIGERCELEYVIIDKDAKVENDVKIAGTEHRPFIIRKGTVQGALMNQ, encoded by the coding sequence ATAGTGAAAATGATGTTAGGTGTAATTGATGCTACGACATATATGGAGCCTCTTCGGGAACTTGCTGCTCATCGTTCGGTGGCAGCTGTTCCGTTTGCAGGAAGGTATCGTTTGATTGATTTTGTGTTGTCAAACATGGTTAATTCCGGCATTGAAAGTGTCGCGATTTTCCCAAAATATCAATACCGATCACTGATGGATCATTTAGGTTCAGGTAAAAATTGGGATTTAAATCGAAAGAGAGACGGCCTTTTTTTCTTCCCATCGCCAGATTTGCCGCTTTCATCGTCACAAATTGGAGCGTTTCAGCATTTCGAACAACATATTGATTATTTCTTGCGTAGCAAACAAAAGTATGCGCTTATTTGCAATAGCTATACCGTTTGTAATATCGACTATCGGCTCGTGTTAGAACGTCATATTGCAAATCAATGTGATATTACTGAAGTGCGCCATCATGGTCGTTCGCTCGAAATGTTTATTTTAGAGACGTCATTGTTGCTTGATTTAATTGCTAATCGGGTGCAAACAGGCTATAACAGCATTGGGGATGTTGTTCGTGACCCGTTTCATTCGTTGACTGTTTGTCACTATGAGCACGACGGTTATGTCGCAGTGATTGATTCTGTCGAGAGCTATTTTTTCCATAGTTTGCAGTTGCTTCAACCAGACATATGGAAACAATTATTTATCCCATCGCGTCCGATTTATACAAAAGTGAAAGATGAGCCGCCAACACAATATACGGCAGATGCTGTTGTCAAAAATTCGATGATTGCCAACGGTTGTGTCATTGAAGGGCATGTAGAAAACTGCATCGTATTTCGTGGTGTAAAAATCGGAAAAGGGGCAGTCGTAAAAAATAGTGTTATTATGCAAAAAACACAAATTGGCGAACGATGCGAATTAGAGTATGTCATTATCGATAAAGATGCGAAAGTCGAGAATGATGTAAAAATAGCGGGAACAGAACATCGCCCGTTTATCATTCGAAAAGGTACTGTACAAGGAGCGTTGATGAACCAGTGA
- a CDS encoding TIGR00266 family protein, whose protein sequence is MNAHDIDYQLYGDDMQFVEIELDPNESVIAEAGGMMMMEDGIEMETIFGDGSSASKGLFNKLVGAGKRLLTGESLFMTVFTNRGTSKRRVSFAAPYPGKIIPVDLSELGGKIICQKDAFLCAAKGVSVGIDFQRKLGTGFFGGEGFIMEKLEGDGLAFLHAGGTIYKRQLQPGEKLRIDTGCLVAMTKEINYDIEFVGKIKTAFFGGEGLFFATLTGPGTVWVQSLPFSRLADRIIASAPSAGGRSVGEGSILGTIGDLLNGDD, encoded by the coding sequence ATGAACGCACATGACATTGATTACCAATTATACGGTGATGACATGCAGTTTGTAGAAATTGAACTAGACCCAAACGAAAGTGTAATCGCCGAGGCAGGCGGCATGATGATGATGGAAGACGGAATTGAAATGGAAACGATTTTCGGGGACGGTTCTAGCGCCAGCAAAGGTCTTTTCAACAAATTAGTCGGTGCTGGAAAACGGCTATTAACAGGAGAAAGCTTGTTCATGACCGTGTTTACTAATCGTGGAACGAGCAAACGCCGCGTATCGTTTGCTGCCCCGTATCCAGGAAAAATTATCCCTGTTGATTTGAGTGAACTCGGTGGGAAAATCATTTGCCAAAAAGATGCATTTCTTTGTGCTGCTAAAGGAGTATCTGTTGGCATTGATTTTCAACGAAAACTCGGCACTGGTTTTTTCGGTGGTGAAGGATTTATTATGGAAAAATTAGAAGGGGACGGTCTTGCCTTTTTACACGCAGGAGGAACGATTTACAAACGACAGCTGCAACCGGGGGAAAAGTTACGAATTGACACTGGATGCCTCGTTGCCATGACAAAAGAGATAAATTACGATATCGAGTTTGTCGGGAAAATTAAAACCGCCTTTTTCGGCGGTGAAGGGTTGTTTTTTGCTACCTTAACCGGGCCTGGAACCGTTTGGGTACAGTCATTACCATTCAGCCGTCTCGCTGATCGAATTATTGCATCCGCTCCTAGTGCTGGTGGACGCTCTGTCGGGGAAGGAAGCATCTTAGGAACGATTGGCGATTTGTTAAATGGGGATGATTAA
- the glgA gene encoding glycogen synthase GlgA: MKVLFVVSECVPFVKSGGLADVAGALPKELKRLGTDIRVMLPKYGTIPEMYRAKMKKITQLIIRVGWRRQYCGIEMLEHEGVTYYFIDNEYYFKRDSLYGHYDDGERFSYFCRAALDALPAISFQPDIIHCHDWHTGMIPFLLREEYKKNSFYQQLRSVFTIHNLQFQGIFPREILGDLLNLSDRYFTIEHVEFYGNVSFMKAALVASDKITTVSPTYKQEIQTAYYGEKLDGLLRARQHDLVGILNGIDDEVYNPKKDRYIAVPYDQTTIARKEINKKALRQRFGLPNEEDVPIIAMVTRLTKQKGLELVKCVFHEIIAENVQFVVLGTGDWEFEHFFGEMAITYPDKVKAYIGFHEELAHQIYAGADLFLMPSLFEPCGLGQLIALRYGAIPIVRETGGLRDTVQPFNEFTGEGNGFSFQNFNAHDMLYTIRRAIGFYYQKEVWEKLVVAAMSRDYSWAQSAFKYNWLYDELMAGSGSRVL, encoded by the coding sequence GTGAAGGTATTGTTTGTTGTATCAGAATGTGTGCCGTTTGTGAAATCAGGAGGGCTAGCAGACGTGGCAGGGGCATTGCCAAAAGAACTAAAACGGCTCGGAACCGATATTCGCGTCATGTTGCCGAAGTATGGCACGATTCCTGAAATGTATCGTGCGAAAATGAAAAAAATAACGCAACTTATTATTCGGGTTGGGTGGAGACGGCAATATTGCGGCATCGAAATGCTCGAACACGAAGGGGTTACGTATTATTTTATCGATAACGAATATTATTTTAAACGCGATAGTTTGTACGGGCATTACGATGATGGGGAGCGGTTTTCGTATTTTTGCCGTGCTGCGTTAGACGCTTTGCCTGCAATTTCGTTCCAACCGGACATTATTCATTGCCACGATTGGCATACAGGGATGATTCCGTTTTTGTTGCGGGAGGAGTATAAAAAAAATTCGTTTTACCAACAGCTTCGTTCAGTGTTTACCATTCATAATCTTCAGTTCCAAGGCATTTTTCCGCGAGAAATTTTAGGAGACTTACTTAATTTAAGCGACCGCTATTTTACGATAGAACATGTGGAGTTTTACGGGAATGTCAGTTTTATGAAAGCAGCGCTTGTTGCGAGCGATAAAATTACCACTGTCAGCCCGACATATAAACAAGAGATTCAGACAGCTTATTACGGGGAGAAGTTAGATGGGCTCTTGCGGGCGCGTCAACACGATTTAGTGGGAATTTTAAATGGGATTGACGATGAAGTGTATAATCCCAAAAAAGACCGGTACATTGCGGTTCCATACGACCAGACGACGATTGCGCGAAAAGAGATCAATAAAAAAGCACTGCGGCAACGATTTGGGTTGCCGAACGAGGAAGACGTCCCGATAATTGCGATGGTCACTCGTTTAACAAAGCAAAAAGGGTTAGAGTTAGTAAAATGTGTCTTTCACGAAATTATTGCCGAAAACGTGCAGTTTGTTGTTTTGGGAACTGGTGACTGGGAGTTCGAACACTTTTTTGGCGAAATGGCGATTACATATCCGGATAAAGTGAAAGCGTATATTGGCTTTCATGAAGAATTGGCACACCAAATTTACGCCGGTGCGGATTTGTTTTTAATGCCATCGCTATTTGAACCGTGCGGGCTTGGACAGCTGATTGCTTTAAGGTATGGTGCGATTCCAATTGTGCGCGAAACGGGGGGGCTTCGTGATACGGTGCAGCCATTTAATGAATTCACTGGAGAAGGAAATGGCTTTAGCTTTCAAAACTTTAATGCGCACGATATGCTTTATACGATTCGCCGTGCCATCGGGTTTTATTATCAAAAAGAGGTGTGGGAGAAGTTAGTGGTAGCAGCGATGAGCCGAGATTATAGTTGGGCACAATCGGCGTTTAAGTACAATTGGCTTTACGACGAATTAATGGCTGGGAGTGGGAGTCGTGTTCTCTAA
- a CDS encoding glycogen/starch/alpha-glucan phosphorylase, which translates to MFSNKEEFKAVFLKKLEMMHGKRFEESTIRDQYQTLGNMVREYISKNWIQTNERSRANNHKKVYYLSIEFLLGRLLGSNLLNLGIREVVEEGLHDLGIHLQDIEESEADAGLGNGGLGRLAACFLDSLASLNLPGHGYGIRYKHGLFDQKIVDGFQVELPEQWLRHGNVWEVRKEDLAVEVNFWGKVDASYDGGRLTFRHVDSEKVMAVPYDMPVIGYGAKTVNTLRLWSAEPAKTFPTNKNVMQYKRETEAISEFLYPDDTHDEGKILRLKQQYFLVAASIGSIVRTHRRQHGHLYQLHEHVAIHVNDTHPVLAIPELMRVLLDEEGMSWDDAWHITTNTISYTNHTTLSEALEKWPIHIFQPLLPRIYMIVEEINERFCRELWNRYPGQWKRIEEMAIIAHGLVKMAHLAIVGSYSVNGVAKLHSEILKYREMKLFYEVFPQKFNNKTNGITHRRWLLKANQELSLLITQAIGDRWIKNPETLLDLKPYAFDASFRQELGNVKQKRKVLLAKRIYQQTGIVVDESSIFDVQVKRLHAYKRQLLNVLHIMYLYNRLKEDTSFSIYPRTFIFGAKASPGYYYAKRIIKLINSLADKINGDPQTNEQLKVIFLENYRVSLAEEIFPAADVSEQISTASKEASGTGNMKFMMNGAITLGTLDGANIEILEAVGKENIFIFGLTAQEVLDYYQNGGYRAHEYYHHDRRIKQVVDQLVNGFFRDAHDHFEPIYDSLLMQNDEYFVLRDFAAYAEAQERVEAAYRNRDRWLQMSAINIAHSGYFSSDRTIQEYASDIWKIKPML; encoded by the coding sequence GTGTTCTCTAACAAAGAAGAGTTTAAAGCGGTGTTTTTAAAAAAATTAGAGATGATGCATGGGAAGCGATTTGAAGAATCAACCATACGGGATCAATATCAGACGTTAGGGAATATGGTTCGGGAGTATATAAGCAAAAATTGGATTCAAACGAATGAACGAAGCCGAGCGAACAACCATAAAAAAGTGTATTATTTATCAATTGAGTTTTTACTGGGGCGTCTTCTTGGGAGTAATTTGTTAAATCTCGGTATTCGCGAGGTGGTAGAAGAAGGGCTGCACGATTTAGGGATTCATTTGCAGGACATTGAAGAGAGTGAAGCAGACGCAGGATTAGGGAACGGCGGCCTTGGCCGCCTCGCTGCTTGTTTTTTAGATTCGTTAGCGTCGCTTAATTTGCCTGGACATGGGTACGGTATTCGCTATAAACACGGGTTGTTTGATCAAAAAATTGTCGATGGGTTTCAAGTAGAACTCCCAGAGCAATGGTTAAGGCATGGAAATGTATGGGAAGTGCGAAAAGAAGATTTAGCGGTAGAAGTGAATTTTTGGGGAAAAGTTGATGCTTCTTATGATGGGGGACGGCTAACATTTCGCCATGTCGATAGCGAAAAAGTGATGGCCGTTCCATACGATATGCCTGTTATTGGGTATGGAGCGAAAACAGTTAACACGCTTCGGCTTTGGAGCGCAGAGCCAGCAAAAACGTTCCCGACGAATAAAAATGTCATGCAGTATAAGCGAGAAACAGAGGCGATTTCAGAATTTTTATATCCTGACGATACACACGATGAAGGAAAAATATTGCGGCTCAAGCAGCAATATTTTCTTGTGGCGGCTAGCATCGGTAGCATCGTTCGCACTCATCGCCGCCAACATGGGCATTTGTATCAACTACACGAACATGTTGCGATTCATGTCAACGATACGCATCCCGTATTAGCAATTCCAGAACTAATGCGTGTATTATTAGACGAAGAAGGCATGAGCTGGGATGATGCTTGGCACATTACGACGAATACGATTTCGTATACAAACCATACAACATTATCGGAAGCATTGGAAAAATGGCCGATTCACATTTTTCAGCCGCTTTTGCCGCGTATTTACATGATTGTTGAAGAAATCAATGAACGGTTTTGTCGAGAGTTATGGAACCGATACCCTGGGCAATGGAAACGAATCGAAGAGATGGCGATTATTGCGCATGGATTAGTAAAGATGGCGCACTTAGCCATTGTTGGAAGTTATAGTGTTAATGGTGTAGCAAAGCTTCATTCAGAAATTTTAAAATATCGGGAAATGAAGCTATTTTACGAAGTATTTCCTCAAAAGTTTAACAATAAAACAAACGGCATTACCCATCGTCGCTGGCTCTTAAAAGCAAACCAAGAGCTTTCATTGTTAATTACGCAAGCTATTGGTGACCGATGGATTAAAAATCCAGAAACGTTGCTTGATTTAAAGCCGTATGCATTTGATGCATCTTTTCGCCAAGAACTAGGAAACGTCAAACAAAAACGTAAAGTGTTGCTCGCAAAACGGATATATCAACAAACGGGCATCGTTGTTGATGAATCATCTATTTTTGACGTACAAGTAAAACGGCTTCATGCTTATAAGCGTCAGTTGCTCAATGTGTTGCATATTATGTATTTATACAATCGGTTGAAAGAAGACACGAGTTTTTCCATTTATCCACGCACGTTTATTTTTGGGGCAAAAGCTTCCCCAGGGTATTATTACGCCAAACGAATTATTAAGCTCATTAATTCATTAGCAGATAAAATTAATGGAGATCCGCAAACGAACGAACAGCTTAAAGTGATTTTTTTAGAAAACTACCGCGTATCGTTAGCGGAAGAAATTTTTCCAGCGGCGGACGTTAGCGAGCAAATTTCCACTGCTAGCAAAGAAGCGTCAGGGACTGGGAATATGAAATTTATGATGAACGGGGCGATTACGCTCGGTACGTTAGATGGTGCCAATATCGAAATTTTAGAGGCAGTCGGCAAAGAAAATATTTTTATTTTCGGCTTAACGGCACAGGAAGTATTGGACTATTACCAAAATGGCGGGTATCGTGCGCACGAGTACTACCATCACGACCGACGAATTAAGCAAGTAGTTGACCAACTTGTCAACGGCTTTTTCCGTGATGCACACGACCATTTTGAACCCATTTATGATTCATTATTAATGCAAAATGATGAATATTTTGTGTTACGTGACTTTGCGGCTTACGCAGAGGCGCAAGAGCGAGTAGAAGCTGCCTATAGGAATCGTGACCGTTGGCTGCAGATGAGTGCTATTAACATCGCTCATTCTGGTTATTTTTCCAGCGATCGGACGATTCAAGAGTATGCAAGCGATATTTGGAAGATAAAACCGATGCTTTAG
- a CDS encoding glucose-1-phosphate adenylyltransferase: MGKKKCIAMLLAGGQGSRLNSLTKQLAKPAVPFGGKYRIIDFTLSNCTNSGIDTVGVLTQYQPLLLHSYIGIGSAWDLDRKNGGVTVLPPYSEASGVKWYEGTAHAIYQNINYIEQYDPDYVLILSGDHIYKMNYAKMLDYHIEKGADVTISVIEVPWSEASRFGIMNTNEQMEIIEFEEKPVRPKNNLASMGIYIFNWSLLKEYLKIDNANPNSSHDFGKDVIPLLLNKGKRVVAYPFKGYWKDVGTVKSLWEANMDLLNPESELNLFDHTWRIYSVNPNQPPQYIAPYASVVSSLVNEGCVIEGDVEHSVVFQGVHIQKGAIVKDCVVMPDAMIGENVYMEKAIVPSALEIPAGTVIRPSMPEEIVLVTKEWLEQQRSETIEKG, from the coding sequence ATGGGAAAGAAAAAGTGCATCGCCATGTTATTGGCAGGCGGTCAAGGTAGTCGCTTAAACTCTCTAACGAAGCAGCTTGCCAAGCCCGCTGTTCCGTTTGGTGGGAAATACCGTATTATTGACTTTACGTTAAGCAATTGTACAAATTCAGGCATTGACACTGTTGGAGTGTTGACACAATATCAGCCGCTTTTATTGCATTCATATATTGGGATTGGAAGCGCATGGGATTTGGATAGAAAAAATGGCGGCGTTACAGTATTGCCGCCTTATTCGGAAGCATCGGGGGTGAAATGGTACGAAGGAACTGCACATGCGATTTATCAAAACATTAATTACATTGAGCAATACGATCCCGATTATGTGCTCATTCTTTCTGGAGACCATATTTATAAAATGAACTATGCGAAAATGCTCGATTATCATATCGAGAAAGGGGCAGATGTGACGATTTCGGTCATTGAAGTGCCTTGGTCGGAAGCAAGCCGTTTTGGCATTATGAATACGAACGAACAGATGGAAATTATTGAATTTGAAGAAAAACCAGTACGTCCCAAAAATAACTTAGCATCGATGGGAATTTACATTTTTAATTGGTCTTTGTTAAAAGAATACTTAAAAATAGACAATGCAAATCCAAATTCTAGCCACGATTTTGGCAAAGATGTAATTCCGTTGTTATTAAATAAAGGAAAACGGGTCGTTGCATATCCGTTTAAAGGGTATTGGAAAGATGTTGGAACGGTGAAAAGCTTATGGGAAGCGAATATGGATTTATTAAATCCGGAAAGCGAGCTAAACTTATTTGACCATACATGGCGCATTTATTCTGTGAATCCAAACCAGCCACCGCAATATATCGCCCCTTATGCGTCTGTTGTAAGTTCGCTAGTGAACGAGGGATGCGTCATCGAAGGGGATGTGGAGCACTCTGTTGTGTTTCAAGGTGTACATATCCAAAAAGGTGCGATAGTAAAAGATTGTGTTGTCATGCCAGATGCAATGATTGGCGAAAATGTATATATGGAAAAAGCGATTGTCCCATCAGCATTAGAAATTCCAGCAGGTACGGTCATTCGTCCGTCCATGCCTGAAGAAATTGTCCTTGTTACAAAAGAATGGTTGGAACAACAGAGGTCGGAAACGATCGAGAAAGGATGA
- the glgB gene encoding 1,4-alpha-glucan branching enzyme — MRCRLIATTPTDFEVHLFHEGSLYKSYELFGAHVINENGITGTRFCVWAPHAREVRLVGNFNDWNGSDHSLVKVSEQGVWTIFVPENLEGHLYKYEIVTKNGDVLLKADPYAFYSELRPQTASIVYSLEGYEWNDKAWQRKKLRKPIYQQPMFIYELHFGTWKKKNDGSFYTYQELADELIPYILEHGFTHIELLPLVEHPLDRSWGYQGTGYYSVTSRYGTPHDFMAFVDRCHQAGIGVILDWVPGHFCKDAHGLYLFDGEPTYEYVNFQDRENFVWGTANFDLGKREVHSFLISNALFWMEYFHIDGFRVDAVANMLYWPNSDVRQPNPYAVEFLQKLNEVVFAHDPSVLMIAEDSTDWPRVTSPTYEGGLGFNYKWNMGWMNDILTYMEAAPEYRKSLHHKVTFSLLYAYSENFILPFSHDEVVHGKKSLLNKMPGDYEQKFAQLRLLYAYLVTHPGKKLLFMGGEFGQFDEWKDLEQLDWMLLDFEMHRKMDEYVKELMKFYKRYKALYELDHSPEGFEWIDVHNAEQSIFSFIRKGTKENDLLIVVCNFTPVVYHDYKIGVPLHTTYKEAFNSDAITFGGSGHINKKALAAREEPFHGKPYHVQMTIPPFGISVLRPIRKREERTDDGKEKVHRHVIGRRSR; from the coding sequence ATGCGATGCCGTTTGATCGCTACAACCCCAACAGATTTTGAAGTTCATTTGTTTCATGAGGGAAGCTTATATAAAAGTTATGAGTTGTTTGGAGCACATGTCATAAATGAAAATGGAATAACTGGAACGAGATTTTGTGTATGGGCTCCTCATGCACGTGAAGTTCGGCTTGTCGGGAATTTTAATGATTGGAATGGGAGCGATCATTCACTTGTGAAAGTAAGCGAGCAAGGGGTATGGACAATTTTTGTTCCAGAAAATTTAGAAGGACATTTATACAAATATGAAATTGTTACGAAAAACGGTGATGTGTTATTAAAAGCAGATCCGTATGCCTTTTATTCCGAGCTCCGTCCGCAAACAGCTTCTATTGTCTACTCACTAGAAGGATACGAATGGAATGATAAAGCATGGCAACGGAAAAAACTGCGAAAGCCTATTTATCAGCAGCCGATGTTTATTTATGAACTTCATTTTGGAACATGGAAAAAAAAGAACGATGGAAGTTTCTATACGTATCAAGAACTGGCCGATGAGTTGATTCCGTATATTTTGGAACATGGATTTACCCATATTGAACTGCTTCCGCTTGTTGAGCATCCGCTTGATCGGTCGTGGGGATACCAAGGAACGGGCTACTATTCGGTGACAAGTCGTTACGGTACTCCGCATGATTTTATGGCATTCGTCGACCGTTGTCATCAAGCGGGAATTGGCGTTATTTTAGATTGGGTTCCTGGTCATTTTTGTAAAGATGCTCACGGTCTTTACTTATTTGATGGAGAACCAACCTATGAGTATGTTAATTTTCAAGATCGTGAAAACTTTGTATGGGGTACAGCGAATTTTGATTTAGGAAAACGAGAAGTGCATAGCTTTCTTATTTCAAATGCGTTATTTTGGATGGAATATTTTCATATTGATGGGTTTCGAGTAGATGCTGTTGCCAATATGCTGTACTGGCCTAATAGCGATGTACGTCAACCAAATCCATATGCTGTCGAGTTTTTACAAAAGCTAAACGAAGTTGTTTTTGCTCATGACCCTTCTGTCTTGATGATTGCCGAGGATTCGACAGACTGGCCGCGTGTCACCTCTCCAACGTACGAAGGAGGACTAGGCTTTAACTATAAATGGAATATGGGTTGGATGAACGATATATTAACCTATATGGAAGCAGCACCGGAATACCGAAAATCGTTGCATCATAAAGTCACGTTTTCGCTTTTATATGCTTATTCAGAAAATTTTATTTTGCCATTCTCCCACGATGAAGTAGTGCATGGAAAAAAATCGTTGTTGAACAAAATGCCGGGGGACTACGAACAAAAATTCGCGCAACTTCGCTTACTTTACGCGTATTTAGTGACACATCCAGGGAAAAAACTATTATTTATGGGTGGGGAGTTTGGACAGTTTGATGAATGGAAAGATTTAGAACAGTTAGATTGGATGCTTCTTGATTTTGAGATGCATCGGAAAATGGACGAATATGTGAAAGAGTTAATGAAGTTTTATAAACGGTATAAGGCGCTTTATGAATTGGATCATTCGCCGGAAGGATTTGAATGGATTGATGTTCATAATGCAGAACAAAGCATTTTTTCCTTTATACGAAAAGGAACGAAAGAGAATGACCTATTAATCGTCGTATGCAATTTTACACCGGTCGTCTATCATGACTATAAAATTGGGGTGCCATTGCACACAACTTATAAAGAAGCGTTTAATAGCGATGCTATTACATTTGGTGGGTCAGGGCATATAAATAAAAAAGCGCTGGCGGCGAGAGAAGAGCCGTTTCATGGAAAGCCGTACCATGTTCAAATGACGATTCCACCGTTTGGAATTTCTGTGTTGCGTCCAATACGAAAACGAGAGGAGCGAACTGATGATGGGAAAGAAAAAGTGCATCGCCATGTTATTGGCAGGCGGTCAAGGTAG